Proteins encoded within one genomic window of uncultured Draconibacterium sp.:
- a CDS encoding RNA-binding protein, translated as MNIYIGNLPFNLGEEDLREIFEEYGEVASAKIIMDKFTGRSKGFGFVEMEDDSEANKAIEELNNAEVAGRNIKVNESKPRENNNRGGGYNRGGGGGYGRRDRY; from the coding sequence ATGAACATTTACATTGGAAATTTGCCCTTCAATTTGGGCGAAGAAGATTTGAGAGAAATTTTTGAAGAGTATGGTGAAGTTGCTTCAGCTAAAATTATCATGGATAAATTTACTGGTAGAAGCAAAGGTTTCGGTTTCGTTGAAATGGAAGACGATTCAGAAGCTAACAAAGCTATCGAAGAACTGAATAACGCTGAGGTTGCAGGTCGTAACATAAAAGTTAACGAATCAAAACCTCGTGAAAATAACAACCGTGGCGGTGGTTACAACCGTGGTGGCGGTGGTGGTTACGGACGTCGTGATCGTTACTAG
- a CDS encoding molybdopterin cofactor-binding domain-containing protein has translation MTTVKTKLDRRSFIRSSALAGGGLLLTFSWLAPACTTDSPKELTMPDNWYELNGFLKIGNNGAVTIMSPNPEIGQNVKTSMPMIVADELDVDWKFVLVEQAPLNTDIFTRQLAGGSQSIRQGWNGLRMAGATARRMLREAAAHEWKVPVDEITTEAGVLYHKSSGKEAGYGEMAAAAAELTVPEEVELKDIKDFTIIGTSRKNVDGQKIVTGKPLFGLDYKAEGMLIAMIEHPPAFGMKLKSFDATEAKAMPGIKDVFAIKTYNDDYQMQWSDITAFTELVAVVGNSTWEVMNAKLMLNVEWEPISENNSQGVPAGFESTADHYKKMEEAAAKPGREQRRDGNPEEAFKDAAKVIERTYTAPFQAHSPMEPMNFFADVKDDFALLAGPIQTPEFMEKSVAARLGLSLEKVDVQMTRMGGGFGRRLYGHFMVEAAVISQKVKAPVRLIYSREDDMSYGIYRPAYHALYRAALDADNNLIGFHVRMGGIPSSPLHANRFPAGSVDNYLAESFTVDSNISTGAFRAPGSNFNAVAEQSFLDEVAEAAGKDPIQFRLDLLKRAQENPVGGNNDYDAVRYAGVLEQVREKSGWDTNSEGKNRGVAAYFCHNSYVANVVDIANKDGKSVIEKVYASVDCGIVVNPDAAVNMTEGSIVDGIGHAMYSGLTFSEGQPEQNNFDMYRLIRHGEAPKEIEVHFVENNIDPTGLGEPPYPPVMGALANALYKANGERYYHQPFVKNSIG, from the coding sequence ATGACAACTGTTAAAACAAAACTTGATAGACGTTCTTTCATACGAAGCTCTGCTCTGGCAGGTGGCGGGTTGCTGCTAACTTTTAGTTGGCTGGCTCCGGCTTGCACCACCGATTCCCCAAAAGAATTGACCATGCCCGATAATTGGTATGAGTTAAACGGTTTTTTGAAAATCGGTAATAACGGAGCGGTTACAATTATGTCGCCCAACCCGGAAATTGGACAGAATGTAAAGACATCGATGCCGATGATTGTGGCCGATGAACTGGATGTTGACTGGAAGTTTGTACTGGTAGAACAGGCACCGCTAAATACCGATATTTTTACCCGACAGTTGGCTGGCGGTAGTCAGTCTATCCGGCAAGGGTGGAACGGACTTCGAATGGCTGGTGCAACGGCCAGAAGGATGTTACGCGAGGCTGCCGCCCACGAATGGAAAGTTCCGGTTGATGAAATCACAACAGAAGCCGGCGTTTTATATCATAAGAGCAGTGGAAAAGAAGCAGGTTATGGAGAAATGGCTGCGGCTGCGGCAGAACTGACAGTTCCGGAAGAAGTAGAGTTAAAAGATATAAAGGATTTTACCATTATTGGTACCTCCCGAAAAAATGTGGATGGCCAAAAAATAGTTACCGGGAAACCTTTGTTTGGTCTCGATTATAAAGCAGAGGGAATGTTGATTGCCATGATCGAACATCCACCGGCTTTTGGAATGAAACTGAAATCGTTTGACGCGACCGAGGCGAAAGCCATGCCCGGAATCAAAGATGTTTTTGCCATTAAAACGTATAACGACGACTACCAAATGCAATGGTCGGATATTACTGCTTTTACCGAATTGGTGGCAGTAGTTGGTAATTCTACCTGGGAAGTGATGAATGCCAAACTGATGTTAAATGTGGAGTGGGAACCAATTTCTGAAAACAATTCTCAGGGTGTACCTGCGGGTTTTGAAAGCACGGCTGATCATTACAAAAAAATGGAGGAAGCAGCTGCCAAACCGGGACGAGAGCAACGCCGAGACGGAAATCCCGAGGAAGCATTTAAAGATGCAGCAAAAGTTATTGAACGGACTTATACAGCTCCTTTCCAGGCTCATAGCCCCATGGAGCCCATGAACTTTTTTGCCGATGTAAAAGATGATTTTGCATTGCTCGCAGGCCCGATTCAAACACCGGAATTTATGGAAAAATCGGTTGCTGCCCGGCTTGGTTTGTCACTCGAAAAAGTAGATGTACAAATGACCCGCATGGGAGGAGGTTTCGGACGACGTCTGTATGGCCACTTTATGGTGGAAGCAGCTGTTATTTCGCAAAAGGTGAAAGCTCCGGTAAGATTGATCTATTCGCGCGAAGACGATATGTCTTACGGAATTTATCGTCCGGCTTATCATGCCTTATACCGTGCAGCACTGGATGCCGACAACAACCTGATTGGTTTCCATGTGCGAATGGGAGGAATACCGAGTAGTCCGTTACATGCCAACCGTTTTCCGGCAGGATCTGTGGACAACTACCTTGCCGAAAGCTTCACGGTGGATTCCAACATCAGCACCGGAGCATTTCGCGCTCCCGGCTCCAATTTTAATGCGGTAGCCGAGCAGTCGTTCCTCGATGAGGTGGCAGAAGCTGCCGGCAAAGATCCTATACAGTTTCGCCTCGATTTATTGAAACGGGCACAGGAAAATCCTGTAGGTGGTAACAACGATTACGATGCAGTCCGATATGCCGGTGTTTTGGAACAAGTTCGCGAAAAATCGGGCTGGGATACCAACTCCGAAGGTAAAAACCGTGGTGTGGCCGCCTATTTCTGTCACAATTCGTATGTGGCAAATGTGGTTGATATCGCCAACAAAGATGGTAAGTCTGTTATTGAGAAAGTGTATGCTTCTGTTGATTGCGGAATTGTGGTAAACCCCGATGCGGCGGTTAACATGACAGAAGGAAGTATTGTGGATGGAATCGGACATGCCATGTACAGCGGATTGACTTTTAGTGAAGGACAACCGGAACAAAATAATTTTGATATGTACCGATTGATCAGGCATGGCGAGGCACCCAAAGAAATAGAAGTACATTTTGTTGAAAACAATATCGACCCGACCGGATTAGGTGAACCACCTTATCCTCCGGTTATGGGAGCGCTGGCAAACGCTTTATACAAAGCCAACGGAGAACGGTATTACCACCAGCCATTTGTGAAAAATAGTATTGGATAG
- a CDS encoding (2Fe-2S)-binding protein, translating to MAVFNLNINGKQQEVDVDPSTPMLWVLRDHLDLVGTKFGCGIAQCGACTILVDGIATRSCITFVDSVGDKEITTIEGLSENGDHPLQKAWIEEDVPQCGYCQSGQIMNAAGLLNANPSPSDEEIETAMHGNICRCGTYTRIKKAIKTASNS from the coding sequence ATGGCAGTATTTAATCTAAACATCAACGGAAAACAGCAAGAGGTGGATGTTGATCCGTCAACTCCAATGCTTTGGGTACTCAGAGATCATCTTGATTTAGTAGGAACAAAATTCGGCTGTGGAATTGCACAGTGCGGAGCATGTACCATTCTTGTAGATGGGATTGCAACGCGTTCGTGTATCACTTTTGTCGATTCGGTAGGCGACAAGGAAATCACAACAATAGAAGGTCTTTCTGAAAACGGAGACCATCCGCTTCAAAAAGCCTGGATAGAAGAAGATGTGCCGCAATGTGGCTACTGCCAGAGCGGGCAAATAATGAATGCCGCAGGATTATTAAATGCAAATCCATCACCCAGCGACGAAGAAATTGAAACGGCTATGCATGGTAACATTTGCCGGTGCGGAACATATACAAGAATTAAAAAGGCGATTAAGACAGCTTCAAATTCTTAA
- a CDS encoding tRNA threonylcarbamoyladenosine dehydratase, with translation MHWLERTELLLGEEKLAKLKNANVLVVGLGGVGAYAAEQLCRAGIGKMTIVDGDVVEESNRNRQLPALISTKGLAKAEILAKRFMDINPELELTIVNEFIRDQQAIELLKSQPFDYVVDAIDTLSPKVFLVYNALQLKLRVISSMGAGGKMDPSKIELTDIKKSHNCKLAKMMRKRLSRLGVKKGVKVVFSPEDIDEKAVRIEEGQNKKSTVGTISYMPPLFGGFIASAVIRDLIVE, from the coding sequence ATGCATTGGTTGGAACGAACTGAGTTATTGTTAGGAGAAGAAAAACTGGCCAAACTAAAGAATGCAAATGTATTGGTCGTTGGTTTAGGAGGGGTTGGAGCTTATGCGGCAGAACAGTTATGTCGTGCCGGAATTGGTAAAATGACCATTGTTGATGGCGATGTGGTGGAAGAAAGTAACCGTAACCGCCAGTTACCGGCGCTGATAAGTACCAAAGGCTTGGCAAAAGCCGAAATTCTGGCAAAACGTTTTATGGATATAAATCCGGAGCTGGAATTGACGATTGTAAATGAGTTCATTCGAGACCAGCAAGCCATCGAACTCTTAAAAAGCCAGCCTTTCGATTACGTAGTTGATGCCATCGATACACTTTCGCCTAAAGTATTTCTGGTTTATAATGCACTGCAGTTAAAACTCCGTGTAATTAGTTCCATGGGAGCCGGCGGAAAAATGGATCCGTCGAAAATTGAGCTTACCGACATTAAAAAATCGCACAATTGCAAACTGGCAAAAATGATGCGAAAACGTTTATCGCGATTAGGTGTAAAAAAGGGAGTTAAGGTGGTTTTCTCACCCGAGGATATCGATGAAAAGGCCGTTCGTATTGAGGAAGGTCAGAATAAAAAATCAACCGTAGGAACGATTTCGTATATGCCGCCGCTATTTGGAGGCTTTATTGCCAGCGCGGTAATTCGCGATTTGATTGTTGAATAA